One window of Streptococcus troglodytae genomic DNA carries:
- a CDS encoding ABC transporter permease codes for MSLENMLALLISSMLVYATPLIFTSIGGVFSERSGVVNVGLEGIMVMGAFAGVVFNIEFAHSFGKATPWIAALVGGLVGLLFSLLHALATINFRADHIVSGTVLNLLAPSLAVFFVKALYNKGQTDNISQSFGKFDFPILSHIPFLGSIFFQGTSLVAYLAILFSVFAWFILTKTKFGLRLRSVGEHPQAADTLGINVYLMRYLGVMISGLLGGIGGAIYAQSISVNFAGTTILGPGFIALAAMIFGKWNPIGAMLSSLFFGLSQSLAVIGGQLPFLSKIPTVYLQIAPYVLTILVLAVFFGQAVAPKADGINYIKSK; via the coding sequence ATGAGTTTAGAAAATATGTTGGCTCTTTTGATATCGTCAATGCTGGTTTATGCGACCCCTCTTATTTTTACAAGTATAGGTGGCGTCTTTTCTGAAAGATCAGGTGTTGTTAATGTAGGTCTTGAAGGTATTATGGTTATGGGAGCTTTTGCTGGTGTTGTTTTCAATATCGAATTTGCTCACTCTTTTGGCAAGGCTACTCCCTGGATTGCTGCTCTTGTAGGGGGCTTAGTTGGCTTACTTTTTTCCTTACTTCATGCTCTAGCAACAATTAATTTTCGAGCAGATCATATTGTTTCTGGTACTGTGCTTAATCTGTTAGCTCCTTCTTTAGCTGTTTTCTTTGTTAAAGCACTGTATAACAAGGGACAGACAGATAATATCAGTCAATCTTTTGGTAAATTTGATTTTCCAATTTTGTCACATATTCCTTTTTTGGGTTCCATCTTCTTTCAAGGGACTAGTTTAGTAGCCTATCTAGCTATTCTCTTTTCGGTTTTTGCTTGGTTCATACTTACCAAAACGAAATTCGGTTTGCGATTGCGTTCAGTTGGTGAACATCCACAAGCCGCAGACACTTTAGGAATCAATGTTTATTTGATGCGTTATCTTGGTGTTATGATTTCAGGTCTTCTGGGTGGAATAGGCGGAGCGATTTATGCACAGTCTATCTCTGTGAACTTTGCTGGAACAACCATTTTGGGACCAGGTTTCATTGCCTTGGCAGCCATGATTTTTGGAAAATGGAATCCAATCGGTGCTATGTTATCAAGTCTCTTCTTTGGTCTTTCACAGAGTTTGGCAGTTATTGGCGGTCAATTACCTTTTTTATCAAAAATTCCAACAGTTTATCTGCAAATTGCCCCTTATGTTTTAACGATTCTTGTATTAGCAGTCTTCTTTGGACAAGCAGTTGCTCCAAAAGCAGATGGTATCAATTATATTAAATCAAAATAA
- the nox gene encoding H2O-forming NADH oxidase codes for MSKIVVVGANHAGTAAINTILDNYGNENEVVVFDQNSNISFLGCGMALWIGKQISGPQGLFYADKESLEAKGAKIYMESPVTAIDYDTKTVTALVNGQEHVESYEKLILATGSTPILPPIKGAAIKEGSRDFEATLKNLQFVKLYQNAEDVINKLQDKSQNLNRIAVVGAGYIGVELAEAFKRLGKEVILIDVVDTCLAGYYDQDLSEMMRQNLEDHGIELAFGETVKAIEGDGKVERIVTDEASRDVDMVILAVGFHPNTALGNAKLKTFRNGAFLVDKHQKTSVPDVYAIGDCATVYDNAIKDTNYIALASNALRSGIVAGHNAAGHELESLGVQGSNGISIFGLNMVSTGLTQEKAKRFGYNPEVTTFTDLQKASFIEHDNYPVTLKIVYDKDSRLVLGAQMASKEDMSMGIHMFSLAIQEKVTIERLALLDYFFLPHFNQPYNYITKAALKAK; via the coding sequence ATGAGTAAAATCGTTGTTGTTGGAGCTAATCATGCAGGTACAGCTGCCATTAATACTATTCTAGATAATTACGGTAATGAAAACGAAGTTGTCGTTTTCGACCAAAATTCTAATATTTCATTCTTGGGTTGTGGAATGGCACTTTGGATTGGGAAACAAATATCAGGTCCTCAAGGTCTTTTTTATGCCGATAAGGAATCGTTAGAAGCAAAAGGTGCTAAAATTTATATGGAATCGCCAGTGACAGCCATTGACTATGATACTAAGACGGTTACTGCCTTAGTTAATGGTCAAGAACATGTTGAAAGCTATGAGAAGCTTATTTTGGCAACAGGATCAACACCAATCTTACCGCCTATCAAAGGTGCAGCTATCAAAGAAGGTAGTCGTGATTTTGAAGCAACTTTGAAAAACCTTCAATTTGTTAAATTGTATCAAAATGCAGAAGATGTTATTAATAAATTGCAGGATAAGAGTCAAAATCTGAATCGTATTGCTGTTGTTGGTGCTGGTTATATTGGTGTAGAACTTGCTGAAGCCTTTAAACGACTTGGAAAAGAAGTGATTCTTATTGATGTTGTTGATACTTGCTTAGCTGGTTATTATGATCAGGATCTTTCAGAAATGATGCGCCAAAATTTGGAAGATCATGGTATTGAATTAGCCTTCGGAGAAACTGTCAAAGCCATTGAAGGTGATGGTAAAGTCGAACGTATTGTAACTGATGAAGCGAGCCGTGATGTGGATATGGTTATTTTAGCTGTCGGTTTCCATCCCAATACTGCGCTTGGCAATGCTAAACTCAAAACCTTTCGTAATGGTGCCTTCCTTGTTGATAAACATCAGAAAACAAGCGTTCCTGATGTTTATGCTATCGGCGATTGCGCGACTGTTTATGACAATGCCATTAAAGATACCAATTATATTGCTTTGGCTTCAAATGCTCTTCGCTCAGGTATTGTAGCTGGTCATAATGCAGCAGGTCATGAATTAGAATCTCTTGGTGTCCAAGGTTCAAATGGTATTTCAATTTTTGGTCTCAATATGGTTTCAACTGGGTTAACTCAAGAAAAAGCAAAGCGTTTTGGCTATAATCCAGAAGTCACTACATTTACAGATTTACAGAAGGCTAGTTTTATTGAACATGATAATTACCCTGTTACACTTAAAATTGTCTATGATAAAGACAGCCGACTGGTTCTTGGTGCGCAAATGGCGTCTAAAGAAGATATGTCAATGGGGATTCATATGTTTTCATTGGCTATTCAGGAAAAAGTTACCATTGAACGTTTAGCTCTGCTGGATTATTTCTTTCTTCCTCATTTCAATCAACCCTATAATTATATAACTAAAGCAGCATTAAAAGCTAAATGA
- the gloA2 gene encoding SMU1112c/YaeR family gloxylase I-like metalloprotein, giving the protein MKLKAVHHVALIVSDYDKSYEFYVNQLGFEVIRENHRPKRHDYKLDLKCGDIELEIFGNKLTDSNYCAPPKRISWPREACGLRHLAFYVEDVEASRQELIALGIRVEEVRYDDYTGKKMAFFFDPDGLPLELHE; this is encoded by the coding sequence TTGAAATTAAAAGCAGTTCATCATGTCGCTTTGATAGTTTCGGATTATGATAAATCTTATGAGTTTTATGTTAATCAATTGGGTTTTGAGGTCATTCGAGAAAATCACAGGCCGAAACGTCATGATTACAAACTTGATTTGAAATGTGGTGATATTGAGTTAGAAATTTTTGGAAATAAGTTAACGGACTCTAATTACTGCGCTCCACCAAAGCGTATCAGTTGGCCGCGAGAAGCTTGTGGCTTGAGACATCTAGCTTTTTATGTAGAAGATGTTGAGGCATCTAGGCAGGAGTTGATAGCTTTAGGTATAAGAGTTGAAGAGGTTCGTTATGATGATTATACAGGTAAAAAAATGGCTTTCTTTTTTGATCCAGATGGTCTGCCTTTGGAATTACATGAATAG
- the gyrA gene encoding DNA gyrase subunit A encodes MQDRNLVDVNLTSEMKTSFIDYAMSVIVARALPDVRDGLKPVHRRILYGMNELGVTPDKPHKKSARITGDVMGKYHPHGDSSIYEAMVRMAQWWSYRHMLVDGHGNFGSMDGDGAAAQRYTEARMSKIALEMLRDINKNTVDFADNYDGSEREPLVLPSRFPNLLVNGATGIAVGMATNIPPHNLGETIDAVKLIMDNPDVTTRDLMEVLPGPDFPTGALVMGKSGIHRAYDTGKGSIVLRARTEIEQTKSGRERIVVTEFPYMVNKTKVHEHIVRLAQEKRVEGITAVRDESSREGVRFIIEVRRDASANVILNNLFKLTSLQTNFSFNMLAIEKGVPKILSLRQILDNYIDHQKEVIVRRTKFDKAKAESRAHILEGLLIALDHLDEVITIIRNSETDTIAQAELMSRFDLSERQSQAILDMRLRRLTGLERDKIQSEYNDLLALIADLADILAKPERVITIIKDELEDIKRKFADKRRTELMIGEVLSLEDEDLIEEEDVLITLSNKGYIKRLGQDEFRAQKRGGRGVQGTGVNDDDFVRELVSTSTHDAMLFFTNQGRVYRLKGYEIPEYGRTAKGLPIVNLLKLDDGETIQTIINVKSDDFHDKYLFFTTRQGVVKRTSVSAFGNIRQNGLKALSLRDNDELINVLLTNGQEDIIIGTHLGYSVRFQESAVRNMGRLATGVKGVNLRKNDYVIGADHIADNRNVLTITEKGYGKQTPASEYPTKGRGGKGIKTANITAKNGPLAGLVTVNDDEDIMIITDTGVIIRTSVADISQTGRSAMGVKVMRLDENAKIVTFALVKSEVIEGTPLNNNENE; translated from the coding sequence ATGCAAGATAGAAATTTAGTAGATGTCAATTTAACAAGTGAAATGAAGACGAGTTTTATTGACTATGCTATGAGTGTTATTGTTGCTCGGGCTCTTCCAGATGTTCGCGATGGACTAAAACCTGTTCATCGCCGTATTTTATATGGCATGAATGAATTGGGGGTTACTCCTGATAAGCCGCATAAAAAATCAGCGCGTATTACAGGTGATGTCATGGGTAAATACCATCCGCATGGAGATTCATCTATTTACGAAGCCATGGTTCGTATGGCACAATGGTGGTCTTACCGTCACATGTTGGTTGATGGTCATGGAAATTTTGGTTCTATGGACGGAGATGGCGCTGCAGCGCAGCGTTACACAGAAGCACGGATGAGCAAAATTGCTCTGGAAATGCTTCGTGATATTAATAAAAATACGGTTGATTTTGCAGATAACTATGATGGTTCTGAACGTGAGCCTTTAGTTTTACCGTCACGTTTTCCAAATCTTCTGGTTAATGGAGCGACAGGTATTGCTGTTGGAATGGCTACTAATATTCCACCTCATAATTTAGGGGAAACGATTGATGCTGTCAAATTAATTATGGATAATCCTGATGTGACAACGCGTGATCTAATGGAAGTACTACCCGGTCCCGATTTCCCAACAGGAGCTCTTGTTATGGGGAAATCAGGCATACATCGTGCCTATGATACAGGAAAAGGTTCTATTGTTTTGCGTGCTCGCACTGAGATTGAGCAAACGAAATCAGGCCGTGAACGCATTGTTGTTACCGAATTTCCTTATATGGTCAATAAAACTAAAGTACATGAGCATATTGTTCGTTTAGCACAGGAAAAACGCGTTGAAGGGATCACTGCTGTTCGAGATGAATCCAGCCGTGAAGGTGTTCGTTTTATTATTGAAGTCCGCCGTGATGCTAGTGCTAATGTTATTTTAAATAATCTTTTCAAGTTAACAAGTCTACAAACTAATTTTAGTTTTAACATGTTAGCTATTGAGAAGGGTGTCCCTAAAATTTTGTCCTTGAGACAAATTTTAGATAATTATATTGACCATCAAAAAGAAGTCATTGTTAGACGTACTAAGTTTGATAAGGCTAAAGCTGAAAGTCGAGCCCATATCTTAGAAGGTTTGCTGATTGCTCTTGATCATCTGGATGAAGTTATCACCATTATCCGCAATAGTGAGACAGATACCATTGCTCAAGCTGAATTAATGAGTCGTTTTGATTTATCCGAAAGACAAAGTCAAGCCATTCTTGATATGCGCCTGCGTCGCTTGACCGGCTTGGAACGTGATAAAATTCAGTCAGAATATAATGATCTTTTAGCTTTGATCGCTGATTTAGCTGATATCTTGGCTAAACCAGAACGTGTTATCACAATCATCAAAGATGAACTTGAAGACATCAAACGCAAGTTTGCTGATAAGCGCCGCACAGAGCTTATGATTGGAGAAGTTTTATCACTTGAAGATGAAGACCTGATTGAAGAAGAAGATGTTCTGATTACCTTATCTAATAAGGGTTATATTAAACGTCTTGGTCAAGATGAGTTTCGTGCACAAAAACGAGGCGGTCGTGGTGTCCAAGGAACAGGTGTCAATGATGATGACTTTGTTCGTGAACTGGTATCAACAAGTACGCATGATGCCATGCTCTTCTTTACCAACCAAGGGAGAGTTTATCGTCTTAAAGGTTATGAAATTCCTGAATACGGCCGAACTGCTAAAGGCTTACCTATCGTCAATTTACTGAAATTAGATGATGGAGAAACGATTCAAACCATAATCAATGTAAAATCGGATGATTTTCATGATAAGTATTTATTCTTTACGACTAGACAAGGAGTTGTCAAACGGACTAGTGTGTCTGCCTTTGGCAATATTCGTCAAAATGGTCTTAAAGCGCTGAGTCTGCGCGATAATGATGAATTGATCAACGTTCTTTTGACCAATGGTCAAGAGGATATCATTATTGGAACACACTTAGGTTATTCTGTTCGTTTCCAAGAATCTGCTGTCCGCAATATGGGACGTTTGGCAACTGGTGTGAAAGGTGTTAATCTCAGAAAAAATGATTATGTCATCGGTGCAGATCACATAGCAGATAATCGCAATGTTCTAACCATTACAGAAAAAGGGTATGGTAAGCAAACACCTGCCAGTGAATACCCGACTAAAGGACGTGGTGGTAAAGGAATTAAAACTGCCAATATCACTGCTAAGAATGGTCCTCTTGCTGGACTTGTCACTGTCAATGATGATGAAGATATCATGATTATTACGGATACTGGTGTTATCATTCGTACAAGTGTTGCCGATATCTCTCAGACTGGGCGTTCAGCTATGGGTGTCAAAGTGATGCGCCTAGATGAAAATGCTAAGATTGTAACCTTTGCTTTGGTCAAGTCTGAAGTAATAGAAGGCACTCCACTAAATAATAATGAAAATGAGTAG
- a CDS encoding class A sortase, whose amino-acid sequence MIGLALIFNTPIRNALIAWNTNRYQVSNVSKKDIECNKAAHSSFDFKKVESISTQSVLAAQMAAQKLPVIGGIAIPDLKINLPIFKGLDNVGLTYGAGTMKNDQVMGENNYALASHHVFGMTGSSQMLFSPLERAKEGMEIYLTDKNKVYTYVISEVKTVTPEHVEVIDNRPGQNEVTLVTCTDAGATARTIVHGTYKGETDFNKTSKKIKKAFRQSYNQISF is encoded by the coding sequence GTGATTGGTTTAGCACTAATCTTCAATACCCCAATTAGAAATGCTCTGATTGCTTGGAATACCAATAGATATCAGGTTTCTAATGTTAGCAAGAAGGATATTGAATGCAACAAGGCTGCTCATTCTTCCTTTGATTTTAAAAAGGTGGAATCCATCAGTACTCAATCGGTACTGGCAGCACAAATGGCTGCTCAGAAGCTTCCTGTAATTGGCGGAATTGCCATTCCAGACTTAAAAATTAACTTACCAATCTTCAAAGGATTAGATAATGTTGGCTTAACATATGGTGCTGGGACGATGAAAAATGACCAAGTCATGGGCGAAAATAATTATGCCCTTGCTAGCCATCATGTTTTTGGTATGACCGGATCTTCACAGATGCTCTTTTCACCTTTAGAACGTGCAAAAGAAGGCATGGAAATTTATCTGACTGATAAAAATAAGGTTTATACTTATGTTATTAGTGAAGTGAAGACTGTCACGCCTGAACATGTAGAAGTTATTGACAATCGGCCGGGACAAAATGAAGTTACTTTGGTCACTTGTACAGATGCAGGGGCAACTGCCAGAACCATTGTTCATGGTACATATAAAGGTGAAACTGATTTTAATAAGACTTCCAAAAAGATAAAGAAAGCTTTTAGGCAATCCTATAATCAAATATCATTTTAA
- a CDS encoding L-lactate dehydrogenase, which yields MTATKQHKKVILVGDGAVGSSYAFALVNQGIAQELGIIEIPQLFEKAVGDALDLSHALAFTSPKKIYAAKYEDCADADLVVITAGAPQKPGETRLDLVGKNLAINKSIVTQVIESGFNGIFLVAANPVDILTYATWKFSGFPAEKVIGSGTSLDTARFRQALAEKLDVDARSVHAYIMGEHGDSEFAVWSHANVAGVNLENYLQDVQNFNGEELIDLFEGVRDAAYTIINKKGATFYGIAVALARITKAILDDENAVLPLSVFQDGQYGFNEVFIGQPAIVGAHGIVRPVNIPLNDAEKQKMQASAKELKAIIDKAWENPDFQTASKN from the coding sequence ATGACTGCAACTAAACAACATAAAAAAGTCATCCTTGTTGGTGATGGTGCTGTAGGTTCATCTTACGCTTTCGCTCTCGTTAATCAGGGAATTGCTCAAGAACTTGGTATTATTGAAATTCCTCAATTATTTGAAAAAGCCGTTGGCGACGCTCTTGATCTTAGTCATGCACTTGCTTTTACTTCACCAAAAAAAATCTATGCAGCTAAATATGAAGACTGTGCAGATGCTGACCTTGTTGTTATCACTGCTGGTGCACCCCAAAAACCAGGCGAAACTCGCCTTGATCTCGTTGGTAAAAATCTTGCCATCAATAAATCAATTGTTACTCAAGTTATAGAATCAGGCTTTAATGGTATCTTCCTCGTCGCTGCTAACCCAGTTGATATCTTAACTTATGCTACATGGAAATTCTCAGGTTTCCCTGCCGAAAAAGTTATTGGTTCTGGTACTTCACTTGATACCGCTCGTTTCCGTCAAGCACTTGCTGAAAAACTTGATGTTGATGCGCGCTCAGTCCATGCTTACATTATGGGTGAACATGGTGACTCAGAATTTGCAGTATGGTCTCATGCCAATGTAGCTGGTGTTAACCTTGAAAACTATCTTCAAGATGTTCAAAATTTCAATGGCGAAGAATTGATTGACTTATTTGAAGGTGTTCGCGATGCTGCCTATACAATCATCAATAAAAAAGGTGCAACTTTCTATGGTATTGCTGTTGCCCTCGCTCGCATCACTAAGGCTATTCTTGATGATGAAAATGCAGTACTGCCGCTTTCAGTATTTCAAGATGGTCAATATGGTTTTAACGAAGTCTTTATCGGTCAGCCTGCTATCGTAGGTGCACACGGTATCGTTCGCCCAGTAAATATTCCTTTGAACGATGCGGAAAAACAAAAGATGCAAGCTTCTGCAAAAGAATTAAAAGCTATTATTGATAAAGCTTGGGAAAATCCAGATTTCCAAACTGCTTCTAAAAATTAA